The window GTCACAATTATACTTATGGCTTAGGTTATGATAAATCGAGTGATGATTATAAAGTGGTGGGGTTTTTCAATGGCAATAGGGATTTGTCTGAGGTGATGATGCAAGTTTATAGTTTGAAGAATGATAAGTGGAAGAGGATCGAGAATTTTAAGGGGCGTTGGTCGTTGGATGGTACAGCGACATTTGCTAATGGGAAGCTATATTGGATTGCTTATCAAGGTTATGAGTTGAAACCCTGTTTGGATATTTTGTCCGTTGATTTGGAGACGGAGGAGTATGAGATACTGCAAATGCCGAGCTATGTGAAGAGAGGCTATTACTCGAGGTTGGGAGGAGCGTGGGAGGGGTCGTTGCACGTGCTGTGCAGCCATATGGAGAGTGCGGATGTGTGGATCATGGACGTGGGAGGAGGGGATTGGACGAAGGTGGCTACAATTCCCTATATTAATGATCTCTTGAAGAATACTTGTAAGAGTGCATCGTATGTGCTTAAGGATGGTCAGGTCCTGTTGCTTTGTGGTTCGACTTCTGTGATATTTGATGCAGAGGATTGCTCGTTTAGGTATCCGGAGGTTAGGGACTCGGGTGAACTCCTTCGAGTCAGTGCTTATCTGGAAAGTTTATGAAGCTGATCATTAGTTTATGATTCTTCTTTAGTATGTCGGATTAGCATGATATTAACATGTAGTATGATGTAGAATTtgctctaatttttttaaggatAATGCTATGCAGCCACATTATGACCATCCACATAAGGGTATAATAATACTAAacactattaaaatattaaaaaaaactaaacctAGTTGTTAGTGCATAAGTATTTTACAGGATAGCCCTTTCCTTTAAAAACTCTATATTTTGcatcaaataataatgttaataataataatagtggtATTAACAAcgttaattactactactacgtactactattattattattaaattatatcacaccttcaaaatcttattagtttataaaatatcatatgattattataattttatattttgaatattattaaatagatatattAGTATGTTACTcctatatgttatatgaatataGTTTTGTAAAGTAGGATAGTCATACtaattattccctccgtccattaaaaatagatCATACTCCGTATTTACCATTTTGAAAtgttctttaaaaatagactaattttattttaatccgtcccataaaaatatggacatttccatttatggaaagttatctctatttattatccatatacatcaagttatttacaaattatatcactattaaaatactaacaaTAATGGGTCTCACTGTTCACTAACACTATTAAACTACcattctcttctctcttactttacaaattttattttaattctcgtgtcataTCATATAACCATATtatgagacggatggagtaatttcTGGGGGTGGGGTGAGtattatttactatattaaGGTATAACATGTTTAAACTGtattataaatactataatGTTGTTAATCGacagaatttaaaaaaatttcaactcaTATATGGGATGTCGATTAATATTTAGTATTGATTCTAAACACGAGGTATAACTTAAAGCTACAGCATACACCACAAATTaacttattataattattgttaaaCACACAtggtttaaaaattaaattttaatattaagaatattgaatgtaaattcaaaactaaattcacattatgaataaataaataaaagtacatcaaattaaaacaattaaaacataaatacatatacagcgatacataaaaataaaattaaacaataaataatataaaaatagtgcAATTTTATGATCAATAAGTAATTCAATTACTAAATGAGTTTAACTTAATcatagataaatataaatattaatatcaaaacACAGGAACTTGGATTATGATAGTTCAGTTTGATATCATAAGATATTatgtatagtagtatattagtattatatgtatttatttattatattatgatattatgatGTACTGCGtcattgtattttattaataaattttaaaaataatgcatGTTAAGACTAAATGAAATCCCAAATTTACAATTGAATTTAAGATCAATAGAATCATTAGTCGAATTTGAGATAGATTGGATATTTCACCTAATGAAATACCAAATTgctcaattaaatataaaaaattgctcaattaaatataaaatcaaattatattttcaattactaaactgaatttaagattaaacaattgaatttaatattaaatttaacttTGCAATCATTCCGTCGAAATTAAGATAAACTAAAACttccaattatttaattaaattgaataacaATTGAATGAAATTTACTATTACGAACTAAAATACAGACTAAATTACAAACTTATAAGATTAAAGTGGAATATCAATTttccatcaaaataaaaaataataaattaaaaaattaataaaaagtaagCAAATAgtattcattttcaattaaatatattagtgATATTACTTTTAATTGGAAATGCCTTACGATTTCATTATTCGGTTTCCACTGCCTTATGTAAATTAAGTCACCTTAAAGGACAAATACTAcgactaaaatgataaaatctGAGAAACTAAGAgaagaataattaatatggagTGTATATAGAAAGCTAAGTAAATGTTTCAGAATGATTTAAGGCGAAGGGtaaaatagtataaatattttgatactTTCTAAGTGCATTAAATTTGATTGTAAAATCTGATTATGGCCAGCCATAATGTGGCCATTTAGCaccactcttttttttatgatagtatggtatacatatatatccatatagtattatttacaCATTCATGTGcttctttcttgattttgtgcaTTCAGATTTCTATTTCTATGGTCTGCCCAATTGTGTTGAATATATTGTTGCTAGTATATTACTATATCACACACATTTTGCTGCTTGTTAAAGTTCAAGAACTTAACAAGGGTGATTTACTGATTTCTACACGAAGAAGAATTCTAAGAATGTTTCATCCTATTATTGCTTAGCTAACTATAGTTTGAGATCTTTATCAAAGATTCAAAGTTGTGCATTGTTTTTCAAACTATAATAAATGCCCATAAAAGCCAAAAGAGATGTGTAAAACAAACCTGCAGCACTGCCGGCTCCACTGGCTCCGGACCCCACAACAACCCCGGACTGTGACATCCTCAACAACACAACCAAAGAACTCACAAAGAACTCAAGCACCAAATGCTGCAAAACACAGTGTGTGGTGTCAACTAAGATGGAAGATATAATGTGTATAGGATGAATGATGAGGGAGAAACGATGTCTTCTTATAGACTTTCTTTGCCGCAAACCAACGGGAGGGGAATTCAAATAATTCGTTTTTTCCAAAGTAGCGCGTAATTGAGTGGGAAGGGTAGTACATGTATTTAGGATAAAGAATAGGGACAAATAAGTCTTCATGACCTGTGAACCCATGTTTCGTGTAGGACAATTAGGTATCACTAAACACACGGTTTTGCTTACAGGTTTGTGAGGTTTGTGGGCCCATCCAGATACAAATAAGTCAACAATTGTTTCTGCATTAGACAATTGTGATGAAGCGAACGAGCCCTTAATGACATATTTTGAAGGTGTTAATTTACAACCAACTAAAATATGGTCtatttattgcaatattttaaaagtagtgttaaaattgtgaagagagagaaattaagCACACACATCAATCAACAACTAATTCCGAAATCTAACACTCCCCTATTCTcgaattcaattatttaaaagtttaaaaccATGACATATGCCACATGAAAATTCAAGAGTACACAATCATGGTTTGGtttattagaaatgagtcGGTCATTCCCTTAAAAGGCTTGAGTCAGAATCAAATTGATGCGTAACAAAGTTAAGAGATTTTAACACACCCTTGCATATATCATGTCATGTATGGGCCGAAATGAACATCAAACTTATACACGTTAGGTACACAAGACAAGAGATAAGAGATTTATCATCGATGTGAGCCGGAATGGACTTTCTCTCGTGCAATAAACAAAGAGATCCATCATTGACTTGGATCCGCTCTAATATCATGACTATTAGAAATAGTCACACAatcccttaaaaggcctcgtGAAGAAAATAGTTATCCACGCTTATATAGAtgaaagagtgaactacaaaaatggtcttTGGACTATGGGACTATAGCTATAATAGCTCTCCTGTTGAAGAAGTTGTTAAAAGCTAATGCACATGGGGCTGTCTTCATGGATGAGTCGTAAATTTCAGGTAAATATATGATGGGCATTCTTCGTGGTGCACATAGTGGGTGCATAAGCTGAAGGAGGAGGGAAGGGGGTCGTAAATTCTTaagttttatactccctccgtttctttatagttgagGCGTAAATTAAAGTACTGAGATTATCTATAACAAAAACCAATGAAACTATagactttattctttttccaaaatgagagaaaagtactactccatatgGCAAAAGGTTCCAAGTCTACGCACGTCTGGCAAAAGGTTCCAAGTCTACGCACGTCTGTCACTGAAAATTCAAAGTGTTCTCCAATCAAAAACTGGATGATCCtttcactttatttacttACCACTCAATTTTCTGAAATTGAATCCAGAGCAGAATCAATCTTATCAAACACACTGAAATCTTGCCATGGAAGATCCCTCCATTGTGATTCCCAAACTCCCAAACGACGTGATCATCGACATTCTCACGAGGCTACCAGTAAAACCCCTCTTGAAATTCAAATGCGTCTGCAAATCATGGCGAGCCCTAATTTCCAGCACACAATTCGTCGCAGCCCACCTCGAATTCACAAAATCAGCTCGAAATCTCACCACCCGCAGACTCATTTTGAAGTATCGAGGTAATAATATGAAGCAATGTTCAGTTAATTCCATACTGCACCAATCTGTTCCCGAAGCATTCGATTTGAGTTGCTCACTCCTATCTGAGAGAGATCGAGTTTGGGTGGTGGGTTCTTGCAATGGCTTAGTTTGCCTGTTgattgataaaaaagaaatgattttGTGGAACCCATCCACGGGAATTTGCAAAAAGCTTCCAGATTTGGGCGTGGAAATAAACGTTGATGACTATTTTACCTATGGTTTAGGTTATGATAAGTCCAGTGATGATTATAAAGTGGTAGGGTTTTTCAATACTAATAGGGATTTATCTGAGGTGATGGTGCAAGTTTATAGCTTGAAGAATGATAAGTGGAAGAGGATTGAGAATTTCAAGGGGCGTTGGTCGATGGATGGTACAGCTACGTTTGCTAATGGGAAGCTCCATTGGATTGCTAATCAAGGTCATGAGTTGGAATCCGGTTGGGATATTTTGTCCGTTGATTTGGAGATGGAGGAGCATGGGATACTGCAAATGCCGAGCTATGTGAAGAGTGGCTATTACTCGAGGTTGGGAGGAGCGTGGGAGGGGTCGTTGCACGTGCTGTGCTGCCATATGGAGAGCGCGGATGTGTGGATCATGGACAAGGGAGGGGAGGATTGGACGAAGGTGGCTACAATTCCCTATATTGATGATTTCTTGAAGAGTACTTATAAGAGTGCATCGTATGTGCTTAAGGATGGTCAGGTCCTGTTGCTTTGTGGTttgaaatttgtgatatttgatGCTGAGGATTGCTCGTTTAGGTATCCGGAGATTAGGGAGTTGGGTGACCTCGTTGGAGTCGGTGCTTATCTTGAAAGTTTAGTCTCACCGGTGGGATGATGGTGGTAGATGTTGTTTGTGGTAGGCGATTGCATTGCTGGAACGTTATAATTCCGTGTTGTTGTGATTGTAATTTACTACGGTATATAGCAAAATGGCATTCTCTCATCAGTATTCTGTGAAGTCTCTTTTATATCTTTTGGTTCTGTATGTGTAGTATATTATTGTAATGTATGCACAATAATTGATGGAGATATTGTTTGCTAGTATATTCTACACATTTTGCTGCTTAAATAAAGGGTCAAGAATGGTGATTTACTGACAATTGAGAGGAGAATTCCCAAGTAAAGTTAGATATTTGCAATGGAGAGTGACGATTCGCCTCCTTCCATGGAGACTATGCCACCGTTCCACTTCTGTATCTCTGCAATCACCGAActtctcattttttctctctgcATAATCTCTCACGAGATTCAAATAACTCGCCAAATCATGGTGGGCTGCTGTATAAATCCGTTTTACACATTCAAGTTCAAACTTAACAAGGGTGATTTACACATTCATTTTGTTGGCTTGTAAGGAAGCTTAAGCAAATGGCCTTCTCTCAGACCAGTAATCTTGGTATGAAGCTGATCATTCTTCTTTAGTATGTCGGATTAGCATGTTATTAATATGTATAGTATGATGTAGAATACTGTGGTTTGCTCTAATTTCAATTACGAAATTCtatgtacatatatatccATATGTTATTTACACATTCatgtataaataatattgttgCTAGTATATTATATCACACACATTTTGCTGCTTAACAAAGGTGATTTACTGATTTCTACACGAAGAAGAATTCTAATAATGTTTCATGCTATTCTTGCTTAGCTAACTATAGTTTGATATCTTTATCAAAGATCAAAGTTATGCattgtttttaaaaagaaaaatagaaaatcttCCACTTTAATAAATGTTTGCTAGCTAATATTTCAAGCTAGtcattagagcatctccaatggtcggctagcgaccggctagccgattcgcggcgctggccgatcggctagccgaaccattggaggcgGCCAGCGGGAAATCGGCCAGCGggtcggcgtgggctggccgccattgtggcggcccgatcggccggcgccgaattttgtttttctttttttttttaaacctatataaacgcgattttagtttcattttcatttgcaccacttgttttaacgagttttctctctctctaactttttgttcaagagcatcatcgagcgatggatcacaacaacgagtcccGATCCCGGCGACGAGTGGATCCCGAACTCCCACGGT is drawn from Salvia hispanica cultivar TCC Black 2014 chromosome 6, UniMelb_Shisp_WGS_1.0, whole genome shotgun sequence and contains these coding sequences:
- the LOC125193449 gene encoding F-box/kelch-repeat protein At3g23880-like, with amino-acid sequence MEDPSIVIPHLPNDVIIEILTRLPVKPLLKFKRVCKSWRALISSTQIVAAHLEFTKSARNLTTHRLILKYRGNTMKQCSVNSILHQSVPEAFDLSCSLLSERHQFWVVGSCNGLVFLLIDKKEMILWNPSTGICKKLPDFGVEINVGHNYTYGLGYDKSSDDYKVVGFFNGNRDLSEVMMQVYSLKNDKWKRIENFKGRWSLDGTATFANGKLYWIAYQGYELKPCLDILSVDLETEEYEILQMPSYVKRGYYSRLGGAWEGSLHVLCSHMESADVWIMDVGGGDWTKVATIPYINDLLKNTCIRRLGTRVNSFESVLIWKVYEADH